A stretch of the Actinomycetota bacterium genome encodes the following:
- a CDS encoding metal-sensitive transcriptional regulator, producing the protein MKESYQRSVVNRLRSARGHLDAVLRMVEDDAYCPDVMKQLSAVQGQLERASRLVLRNHLETCVAAAMVAGRTEEIVEELMEAMRFDRVTTGPTSGPASEPAPQPTSEPAPLGAGPDEP; encoded by the coding sequence ATGAAAGAGTCCTACCAGCGGTCCGTGGTCAACCGCCTGCGCAGTGCCCGGGGCCATCTGGACGCCGTCCTGCGCATGGTCGAGGACGATGCCTACTGCCCCGACGTCATGAAGCAGCTCTCGGCGGTCCAGGGCCAGCTCGAGCGGGCCAGCCGCCTGGTGCTGCGCAACCACCTCGAGACCTGCGTCGCCGCCGCCATGGTGGCGGGGCGCACCGAGGAGATCGTCGAGGAGCTCATGGAGGCCATGCGCTTCGACCGGGTGACCACCGGGCCCACCTCCGGGCCCGCCTCCGAGCCGGCCCCTCAGCCCACCTCCGAGCCGGCCCCCCTGGGCGCCGGTCCGGACGAGCCCTAA
- a CDS encoding CBS domain-containing protein produces MTTVGEHMNRNVTTARPDDTLEQAAQSMVERNVGAAVVVTQGQVVGIISERDVMKAVARGLVPWNTHLEDVMTKDPLVATPASLISEAVALMLDNGFRHLPVVDDGKLVGIVSARHLLRAQEGAKG; encoded by the coding sequence ATGACGACCGTCGGCGAGCACATGAACCGCAACGTCACCACCGCCCGGCCCGATGACACGCTGGAGCAGGCCGCCCAGTCGATGGTGGAGCGCAACGTGGGCGCCGCAGTCGTGGTCACCCAGGGCCAGGTGGTCGGCATCATCTCCGAGCGCGATGTCATGAAGGCGGTCGCCCGCGGCCTCGTGCCCTGGAACACCCACCTGGAGGACGTCATGACCAAGGACCCCCTGGTCGCCACCCCGGCGTCGTTGATCTCCGAGGCGGTGGCGCTGATGCTGGACAACGGTTTCCGGCACCTGCCGGTGGTGGATGACGGCAAGCTGGTGGGCATCGTGAGCGCCCGCCACCTGCTGCGGGCCCAGGAGGGCGCCAAGGGCTGA
- a CDS encoding BTAD domain-containing putative transcriptional regulator, giving the protein MTLAPTTLTRIQLCGPTAIERGGTRLEGRLPGRQGRLLFAYLVLNRHRPIGRDELVEALWPQELPPATDAGLNALISKLRKALGAGALEGRSSLRLQFPEACFVDVEAAPAAVHQAESRVSLGDFARAWGPAISALVVAEREFLPGEDGTWVDEQRRRLGEIRFRALEAYGAAGLGLGGTELPAAVRAGRELVRLAPLRESGYRLLMQALAGQGNAAEALVVYAGLRDVLRDELGVSPCSATQAVYTGLLRA; this is encoded by the coding sequence ATGACCTTGGCGCCCACGACGCTCACCCGCATCCAGCTGTGCGGCCCGACCGCGATCGAGCGCGGCGGCACGCGCCTGGAGGGCCGCCTGCCCGGTCGCCAGGGCCGCCTTCTGTTCGCCTACCTGGTGCTGAATCGGCACCGGCCCATAGGCCGCGACGAGCTGGTCGAGGCCCTCTGGCCCCAGGAGCTGCCCCCGGCAACCGACGCCGGGCTCAACGCCCTCATATCCAAGCTGCGCAAGGCTCTCGGCGCGGGGGCCCTCGAAGGCCGGTCGAGCCTCCGGCTGCAGTTTCCGGAGGCTTGCTTCGTCGATGTCGAGGCCGCACCTGCGGCGGTGCACCAGGCGGAGTCCCGGGTCTCCCTGGGGGACTTTGCCCGCGCCTGGGGGCCGGCTATTTCCGCCTTGGTCGTGGCCGAGCGGGAGTTCCTCCCGGGCGAGGACGGAACCTGGGTCGACGAGCAGCGGCGCCGGCTGGGCGAGATCCGTTTCCGGGCGCTGGAGGCGTACGGCGCCGCGGGACTGGGCCTCGGGGGCACTGAGCTCCCGGCCGCAGTGCGAGCCGGCCGGGAATTGGTGCGCCTCGCTCCCCTGCGCGAGAGCGGGTACCGGCTGCTGATGCAGGCCCTGGCCGGCCAGGGCAACGCCGCCGAGGCGCTGGTGGTCTACGCCGGCCTCCGGGACGTGCTCCGCGACGAGCTGGGGGTGTCCCCGTGCTCCGCCACGCAGGCGGTCTACACCGGCCTCCTGCGGGCCTGA
- a CDS encoding transcriptional repressor: protein MRPEHPAPHRVGEILDQLAARGMRRTSARQAILEALVGSEDHVTAEDIATEVHRRFPSVDVSTVYRTLDILEQLGIIEHTHLSHGPAIFHLAEDDHQHLVCERCGRVEEVPPGKLEPLLEAIRTEFDFDVDRRHFALVGLCGECRRVSPAPGTGIPLT from the coding sequence ATGAGACCCGAACACCCCGCGCCCCACCGGGTTGGGGAGATCCTCGATCAGCTCGCCGCCCGGGGGATGCGGCGCACCTCGGCCCGCCAGGCCATCCTGGAGGCCCTCGTGGGGTCGGAGGACCACGTCACCGCCGAGGACATCGCCACCGAGGTCCATCGCCGGTTCCCATCGGTGGACGTCTCCACCGTCTACCGCACCCTGGACATCCTGGAGCAGCTGGGCATCATCGAGCACACCCACCTCTCGCATGGGCCGGCCATCTTCCATCTCGCCGAAGACGACCACCAGCACCTGGTGTGCGAGCGCTGCGGCCGGGTCGAGGAGGTCCCGCCCGGGAAGCTCGAGCCCCTGCTCGAGGCCATCCGCACCGAATTCGACTTCGACGTCGACCGCCGCCACTTCGCCCTCGTCGGCCTGTGCGGCGAGTGCCGCCGGGTTTCGCCGGCCCCCGGGACGGGCATCCCGCTGACGTAA
- a CDS encoding GAF domain-containing sensor histidine kinase, protein MAEAGDSEALRTALNLVQEENRALNRIIEVFSSGVDLDRVLSAAVELVLQTTAVDACFLHLYEAVGGGRLVLAAASEPYTDVVGTVTLALGEGVSGWVAEHREPVVIPDNKWADARYKYIPALGGDRYTSMLSVPLISPADRLIGVVNLHTERYRAFGQRDIDLLNHVASLLAAAIEHATLFRALEDQEEALQGMVKRTVAAQEEERRRVATEIHDGVTQQLISIWYRVQACERLLERDVPAARAELEVAKSLIGEALEEARSAIYDLRPATLDDLGLVPAVEALARRTFGPEVEVNVATDIQPHPTHLETAVYRICQELLNNVRKHAAARHVEVNLKSERDEIRMIVIDDGRGFDVEAYRSLRPETSFGLAGVVERLAMVGGTLSLSSEPGRGTRAEIRIPVERPALKDGLSGGRTKGVA, encoded by the coding sequence GTGGCCGAGGCCGGAGACAGCGAAGCGCTACGTACGGCCCTGAACCTCGTTCAGGAGGAGAACCGGGCGCTCAACCGCATCATCGAAGTCTTCTCGTCGGGGGTCGACCTCGATCGCGTGCTGTCCGCCGCGGTCGAACTCGTCCTGCAGACCACCGCCGTGGATGCCTGTTTCCTGCACCTCTACGAGGCGGTGGGGGGCGGGCGCCTGGTGCTGGCGGCGGCCAGCGAACCGTACACCGATGTGGTCGGCACGGTCACGCTGGCCCTGGGCGAGGGGGTCTCGGGCTGGGTGGCGGAGCACCGCGAGCCGGTGGTCATCCCGGACAACAAGTGGGCCGACGCCCGCTACAAGTACATCCCGGCCCTGGGCGGCGACCGCTACACCTCGATGCTTTCCGTCCCGCTGATCTCGCCCGCCGACCGGTTGATCGGCGTCGTCAACCTGCACACCGAACGGTACCGGGCCTTCGGCCAGCGCGACATCGACCTGCTGAACCACGTCGCCTCGCTGCTCGCCGCCGCCATCGAGCACGCCACCCTCTTCCGCGCCCTGGAGGACCAGGAGGAGGCACTCCAGGGCATGGTGAAGCGGACGGTGGCCGCCCAGGAGGAGGAGCGCCGCCGGGTGGCCACCGAGATCCACGACGGCGTCACCCAGCAGCTCATCTCGATCTGGTACCGGGTGCAGGCCTGCGAGCGCCTGCTGGAGCGGGATGTCCCGGCCGCCAGGGCCGAGCTGGAGGTGGCCAAGTCGCTGATCGGTGAGGCCCTCGAGGAGGCCCGTTCGGCAATCTACGACCTGCGCCCCGCCACGCTCGACGACCTCGGCCTCGTCCCGGCGGTCGAGGCACTGGCCCGGCGGACCTTCGGCCCCGAGGTGGAGGTCAACGTCGCCACCGACATCCAGCCCCACCCCACCCACCTGGAGACCGCGGTCTACCGCATCTGCCAGGAGCTGCTCAACAACGTCCGCAAGCACGCCGCCGCCCGCCACGTCGAGGTCAACCTGAAGTCGGAGCGGGACGAGATCCGCATGATCGTGATCGACGACGGGCGCGGCTTCGACGTCGAGGCGTACCGGAGCCTGCGCCCGGAGACCTCCTTCGGGCTGGCGGGCGTCGTCGAGCGCTTGGCGATGGTCGGCGGCACGCTCTCGCTGTCCTCCGAGCCCGGGCGCGGCACCCGGGCGGAGATCCGGATCCCGGTGGAGCGCCCGGCCCTCAAGGACGGCTTGTCGGGCGGGCGCACCAAGGGGGTGGCGTGA
- a CDS encoding plastocyanin/azurin family copper-binding protein, with the protein MKPPAAARRALRRRVVAAWLAPVVLFGTVAGVTAWLRRPPPVSQTFRVTMSDYAFAPNAFTVSEGQRVRFVFHNASGQTHEALIGDTAAQAAHDRLMRTHGDSMAGMDLPVVDVAPGRTATLDYTFAHRGTLLIGCHQPGHYAQGMRATVIVQ; encoded by the coding sequence ATGAAGCCGCCGGCGGCGGCCCGCCGGGCCCTGCGCCGCCGGGTGGTGGCGGCCTGGCTGGCGCCCGTGGTGCTGTTCGGTACCGTCGCCGGGGTGACCGCCTGGCTCCGCCGCCCCCCGCCGGTCAGCCAGACCTTCCGGGTGACGATGAGCGACTACGCCTTCGCCCCCAACGCCTTCACGGTCTCCGAGGGTCAGCGGGTGCGCTTCGTCTTCCACAACGCCAGCGGCCAGACCCACGAGGCGCTGATCGGCGACACCGCCGCCCAGGCCGCCCACGACCGCCTGATGCGCACACACGGAGACTCGATGGCCGGGATGGACCTGCCGGTCGTGGACGTCGCCCCGGGCAGAACCGCGACCCTGGACTACACCTTCGCCCACCGGGGCACGCTGCTGATCGGCTGCCACCAGCCGGGGCACTACGCCCAGGGCATGCGGGCGACGGTGATCGTCCAGTAG
- a CDS encoding cupin domain-containing protein, with amino-acid sequence MAGLIRKSLDTPEETRAFEGGSGQLQLVNLAQGPVGRATFLPGWKWSEHVKPIAHTDSCQAAHMGYFVSGRMKVVMDDGEEMEYGPGDFAVMAPGHDAWIVGDEPCVVIDWQGFADYARR; translated from the coding sequence ATGGCAGGGCTGATCCGCAAGAGCCTCGACACCCCGGAGGAGACCCGGGCGTTCGAAGGCGGTTCCGGCCAGCTGCAGCTGGTCAACCTCGCCCAGGGACCGGTGGGCCGCGCCACGTTCCTCCCGGGATGGAAGTGGTCCGAGCACGTCAAGCCCATTGCCCACACCGACAGCTGCCAGGCGGCCCACATGGGCTACTTCGTGTCCGGGCGGATGAAGGTGGTCATGGACGATGGCGAGGAGATGGAGTACGGCCCCGGCGACTTCGCCGTCATGGCCCCGGGCCACGATGCCTGGATCGTGGGCGACGAGCCCTGCGTGGTGATCGACTGGCAGGGCTTCGCCGACTACGCCAGGCGCTGA
- a CDS encoding DUF1059 domain-containing protein has product MARIIRCECGYVARGTTDDEVIAVIRAHMSTDHPALLETVEFEDLLGWIQME; this is encoded by the coding sequence ATGGCAAGGATCATCCGGTGCGAGTGTGGCTACGTTGCCCGGGGAACCACGGACGACGAGGTCATCGCGGTTATCCGGGCGCACATGAGTACCGACCATCCCGCCCTCCTGGAGACCGTCGAGTTCGAGGACCTGCTCGGCTGGATCCAGATGGAGTAG
- a CDS encoding inositol monophosphatase has translation MTATLPARLAWAQTVAGQAGELLMASFRAGVGTEDKGRGIVTELDRRAEALIAGALADAFPGDGLLAEEGTARESSSGFRWVVDPLDGTTNYVAGLPMFTVSLGCLDGEGSALGVIYAPALDEWHLGLRTDAARVAPPGPTGLERAVFIVNKAYQRAPVLWEVAGGLMGAIRAFRTLGCVSLDLAWVAAGRVDGLVLMPASPWDVAAGLLLVERAGLQARSLDGAPDPDGSGGILVTTAGLLEPALGLLRPTALEPGP, from the coding sequence GTGACCGCCACCCTCCCGGCCCGGCTCGCCTGGGCGCAGACCGTCGCCGGCCAGGCCGGGGAGCTGCTCATGGCCAGCTTCCGGGCTGGCGTCGGGACCGAGGACAAGGGCCGGGGGATCGTCACCGAGCTCGACCGCCGGGCGGAGGCTCTGATCGCCGGCGCGCTCGCCGATGCGTTCCCGGGTGACGGCCTCCTGGCCGAGGAAGGCACCGCCCGGGAATCCAGCAGCGGCTTCCGGTGGGTGGTCGACCCCCTGGACGGCACCACCAACTACGTCGCCGGGCTCCCGATGTTCACGGTCTCGCTCGGGTGTCTGGACGGCGAGGGCTCAGCCCTCGGGGTGATCTACGCGCCCGCCCTGGACGAGTGGCACCTCGGCCTCCGGACCGACGCCGCCCGGGTGGCCCCGCCCGGCCCCACCGGGTTGGAGCGGGCGGTCTTCATCGTCAACAAGGCCTACCAGCGGGCGCCCGTGCTGTGGGAGGTGGCGGGCGGGCTCATGGGGGCCATCCGTGCCTTCCGCACCCTGGGGTGCGTGAGCCTCGACCTGGCCTGGGTGGCCGCCGGGCGGGTGGACGGCCTGGTGCTCATGCCGGCAAGCCCCTGGGACGTGGCCGCCGGGCTGCTGCTGGTGGAGAGGGCCGGGCTCCAGGCACGCTCGCTGGACGGCGCCCCCGACCCGGACGGGAGCGGCGGGATCCTGGTCACCACCGCAGGACTCCTGGAGCCGGCGCTCGGCCTGCTCCGCCCGACTGCCCTGGAGCCCGGCCCCTGA
- a CDS encoding aminotransferase class I/II-fold pyridoxal phosphate-dependent enzyme — protein sequence MGEQEAGATAHGHRAGRPGFATRAVHGAAAPPVGQRPASTPIYQTSTWRFDTLQDFAEVIAQERDGFVYGRGYGNPTVAAFEATMASLEGTGAAMAFDSGMAAVHTVATTLARSGDRIVASPQVYGGTYSLLATVLPRYGIAVDFVDPTDLSAVETALEGAAALYVETIANPLLTVADLAALGALCARTGVPAVVDNTVATPYLCTPAAFGFTHVLHSASKYIGGHSDLIGGAVCASADAVAALGATARETGGAMQPLEAWLCLRGLATLALRVERHCATAQAIAELLAGHRRVTATRYPGLPGDPSHGTGQRILCGGSGGLVAFDLEGGLEAATAFCEALTIPWIGASLGGPHTLVAHPASTTHRQIDPEVRRRQGMGDGFIRLSTGLEDPADLLADIEAALAACG from the coding sequence ATGGGCGAGCAGGAGGCGGGTGCGACGGCCCACGGCCACCGCGCCGGCCGGCCCGGCTTCGCCACCCGGGCCGTCCACGGGGCCGCCGCCCCACCCGTGGGGCAGCGCCCGGCATCGACGCCCATCTACCAGACCTCGACCTGGCGCTTCGACACCCTGCAGGACTTCGCCGAGGTTATCGCCCAAGAGCGCGACGGCTTCGTCTACGGCCGGGGGTACGGGAACCCGACCGTCGCCGCCTTCGAGGCGACCATGGCCAGCCTCGAGGGCACCGGGGCGGCGATGGCCTTCGACTCCGGGATGGCCGCGGTCCACACCGTTGCCACCACGCTTGCCCGCTCCGGCGACCGGATCGTGGCCAGCCCGCAGGTCTACGGTGGCACCTACTCCTTGCTGGCCACCGTCCTGCCCCGCTACGGGATCGCGGTCGACTTCGTGGACCCCACCGACCTCAGCGCCGTGGAAACCGCCTTGGAGGGGGCCGCGGCGTTGTACGTCGAGACCATCGCCAACCCGCTGCTGACGGTGGCCGACCTGGCGGCGCTCGGGGCCCTGTGTGCCCGCACCGGCGTGCCGGCGGTGGTCGACAACACGGTGGCCACCCCCTACCTGTGCACCCCCGCAGCCTTCGGCTTCACCCACGTGCTCCACTCGGCGTCGAAGTACATCGGCGGCCACAGCGACCTGATCGGCGGGGCGGTGTGCGCCTCGGCGGACGCGGTCGCCGCCCTGGGTGCCACCGCCCGGGAGACCGGGGGGGCCATGCAGCCCTTGGAGGCCTGGCTGTGCCTGCGGGGGCTGGCGACGCTTGCCCTCCGGGTGGAGCGCCACTGCGCCACCGCCCAGGCGATTGCCGAGCTGCTGGCCGGCCACCGCCGGGTCACCGCCACCCGGTACCCCGGACTGCCCGGCGATCCCTCCCACGGCACCGGCCAGCGCATCCTGTGCGGCGGCTCCGGGGGCCTGGTGGCCTTCGATCTCGAGGGGGGCCTGGAGGCGGCGACGGCGTTCTGCGAAGCCCTCACCATCCCCTGGATCGGCGCCAGCCTGGGCGGGCCGCACACCCTGGTGGCCCACCCGGCCTCCACCACCCACCGCCAGATCGACCCGGAGGTGCGCCGCCGCCAGGGGATGGGCGACGGGTTCATCCGGCTGTCCACCGGCCTGGAGGACCCCGCCGACCTCCTCGCCGACATCGAAGCGGCACTCGCCGCCTGCGGGTGA
- a CDS encoding response regulator transcription factor, translated as MTFPRSGEGAEEGEGRIRVLIVDDHQMVRAGLRAMLRDTKVEIIGEAPDLAGALREIARDMPDAVLLDVRLQGQSGLEACRVITATHPGLAVVFLTVYEDEQYVFEALRAGAKGYMLKRASPEDIVRVLEEVGRGETIVDPALTGQIARRAAQVRPGHIWPGSEMGLTQRESEVLRTMVDGLNNRAIADALVISEDTVKTHVRAIFRKLGVTDRARAVSVALREGIFR; from the coding sequence GTGACGTTCCCACGGAGCGGCGAGGGCGCTGAGGAGGGCGAGGGCCGCATCCGGGTGCTCATCGTCGACGATCACCAGATGGTGCGGGCCGGGCTGCGGGCCATGCTGCGCGACACCAAGGTCGAGATCATCGGCGAGGCCCCGGACCTGGCCGGTGCCCTGCGGGAGATCGCCCGGGACATGCCCGACGCCGTGCTCCTCGACGTGCGCCTGCAGGGCCAGTCCGGGCTCGAGGCCTGCCGGGTGATCACCGCCACCCATCCCGGACTTGCGGTGGTGTTCCTCACCGTGTACGAGGACGAGCAGTACGTCTTCGAGGCCCTCCGGGCCGGCGCCAAGGGCTACATGCTGAAGCGGGCCTCGCCCGAGGACATCGTGCGCGTGCTGGAGGAAGTGGGGCGGGGCGAGACCATCGTGGACCCGGCCCTCACCGGCCAGATCGCCCGGCGGGCCGCCCAGGTGCGCCCGGGGCACATCTGGCCGGGGTCCGAGATGGGCCTCACCCAGCGGGAGAGCGAGGTGCTGCGCACGATGGTGGACGGCCTCAACAACCGGGCGATCGCCGACGCCCTGGTGATCTCCGAGGACACTGTGAAGACCCACGTGCGGGCGATTTTCCGCAAGCTGGGGGTGACCGATCGTGCCCGGGCGGTTTCTGTTGCGTTGCGCGAGGGCATTTTTAGATAA
- a CDS encoding AAA family ATPase yields MGATITRAPFAGRDQALGLLEAALGSLAGEGQATALIGGEAGIGKTRLADEVCARARDRGFLVARGSCSPVGGRRQPFGPVVGMLRELEAEAADLGVTRPLEPLGHGLGLVAWGPVESNGDPFAPLAGKMAKTTLFDHVRTALAGVAGRCPVVLVLEDLHWADSSSIELIDFLARSLRAAPVLLIGTYREDELEADHPLRPVLVELGRQHRVSRLHLEGLGEEAITSLIAGVLGVAPAPERAKAVFARSAGNPFFAEEIARAGDLPGVPKQINELILLRVGRMSPEAQQVLRLLATIGDAIDHDLASAACQAAGLALDRALKEAVARRMVVVDQGRYRFRHPLVREAISGSLLPGESQRVHRLVAECLARTGGEARELAQRAAQLAEHWWAAASWPEALNASVAAAWAAGAVFAFSEGLGHLERALSVWERVPDAAAIAGMDHATLLGLAADAAYFASSSPRGAELARAAAEKIDGVREPGRAALGWAKVGRNCFPINLDASARAFDRALSFLPAGTPSAERARVLAEKAAALACLSRFAEGEATARQAISEATAVGARAEEGHALVTLGSCSTSLGRLAEGVRWTQEGVAIVEEQALANDLNYGYTSLSYALFAAGRMEEAAAVTLDAMAVGEELCGIRLEGAALNSIEALLQVGRWEEAEAMLAERGHVQGPCGYGWFELVSAMAALRRGRYVDAKRGLVAADRWTAVQDDVQIRGWYYRLVAELALDENRWAEAFDPLDRALDLGASSEDEVNRPEMHALAARAIADQHGATPRRPGWENRLEKARAAANGHTTESDRLVRAPLARGGQILPMPWAFALTCQAEESRLHGNDAAPWEAAARAWDALPCPYQATYCRWRQAEALLAHPGGRGPAAEVLALAWQTARHLGAEGLAARIQLLARRARLVLPKAADPAEGHSVASDLGLTAREVEVLELLAGGATDATIAERLFISKKTASVHVSNVLRKLCVSSRYEAAAVGQQAGLGA; encoded by the coding sequence GTGGGGGCCACGATCACCCGGGCACCATTCGCTGGCCGGGACCAGGCGTTGGGGCTGCTGGAAGCAGCCCTGGGCTCCCTGGCTGGCGAGGGTCAGGCAACCGCACTGATCGGTGGCGAGGCGGGGATCGGCAAGACCCGCCTCGCCGACGAGGTGTGCGCCCGGGCACGCGACCGGGGATTCCTTGTCGCCCGCGGCTCCTGCTCGCCCGTAGGGGGGCGGAGGCAGCCGTTCGGCCCGGTGGTGGGGATGCTCCGGGAGCTCGAAGCCGAGGCAGCTGACCTCGGCGTGACCCGCCCCCTGGAGCCCCTGGGGCATGGACTCGGTCTCGTGGCCTGGGGACCGGTCGAGTCGAACGGCGACCCGTTCGCCCCGCTGGCCGGCAAGATGGCCAAGACGACCCTGTTCGACCACGTGCGTACCGCCCTCGCCGGAGTGGCCGGCCGGTGCCCGGTGGTTTTGGTGCTCGAGGACCTCCACTGGGCGGACAGCTCCTCGATCGAACTCATCGACTTCCTGGCCCGCAGTCTGCGTGCGGCGCCGGTGCTGCTGATCGGCACCTACCGGGAGGACGAGCTGGAGGCGGATCACCCTTTGCGCCCGGTACTGGTCGAGCTCGGCCGCCAGCACCGGGTGTCGAGGCTGCACCTCGAAGGGCTCGGCGAGGAGGCCATTACCAGCTTGATCGCCGGTGTGCTGGGGGTGGCACCGGCCCCTGAGCGCGCGAAGGCAGTCTTCGCCCGGAGCGCGGGCAATCCCTTCTTCGCCGAGGAGATCGCCCGGGCCGGAGACCTGCCGGGGGTGCCCAAGCAGATCAACGAGCTGATCCTGCTCCGGGTCGGGCGCATGTCGCCCGAGGCGCAGCAGGTGCTCCGGCTCCTGGCAACCATCGGTGATGCGATCGACCACGATCTGGCGTCGGCCGCCTGCCAGGCGGCGGGGTTGGCTCTGGACCGTGCCTTGAAGGAAGCCGTGGCGCGCCGGATGGTCGTGGTCGATCAGGGGCGCTACCGCTTTCGGCACCCGCTGGTCCGGGAGGCAATCTCCGGATCCCTGCTGCCGGGGGAGTCGCAGCGGGTGCACCGGCTGGTGGCGGAATGCCTTGCTCGGACCGGCGGCGAGGCAAGGGAGCTGGCTCAGCGAGCCGCGCAGCTGGCCGAGCACTGGTGGGCGGCGGCCTCCTGGCCCGAGGCGCTGAACGCCTCGGTGGCGGCGGCCTGGGCTGCCGGAGCGGTGTTCGCGTTTAGCGAGGGGCTCGGCCACCTGGAGCGGGCTTTGTCGGTGTGGGAGAGGGTGCCGGACGCCGCGGCCATCGCGGGCATGGACCATGCCACGCTGCTCGGCCTCGCAGCCGACGCGGCGTATTTCGCCTCGAGCAGCCCGCGCGGCGCTGAGCTCGCCCGGGCGGCGGCCGAGAAGATCGATGGGGTCCGGGAGCCGGGCCGGGCGGCCCTGGGCTGGGCGAAGGTCGGGCGCAACTGCTTCCCGATCAACCTGGACGCCTCGGCCCGGGCCTTCGATCGGGCGCTGTCGTTCCTGCCGGCGGGCACCCCCTCAGCCGAACGCGCCCGGGTCCTGGCCGAGAAGGCAGCCGCCCTCGCCTGCCTGTCGCGGTTCGCCGAAGGCGAGGCTACGGCCCGGCAAGCCATTTCTGAGGCCACCGCTGTGGGCGCACGCGCGGAGGAGGGCCACGCCCTCGTGACCCTCGGGTCCTGCAGCACTTCCCTCGGCCGGCTCGCGGAGGGGGTCCGCTGGACCCAGGAGGGGGTGGCGATCGTCGAGGAACAGGCGCTGGCCAACGACCTGAACTATGGCTATACCTCCTTGAGCTATGCCCTGTTCGCGGCCGGGCGGATGGAGGAGGCGGCGGCCGTCACCCTGGACGCCATGGCGGTGGGCGAGGAGCTGTGCGGCATCCGCCTCGAAGGCGCCGCGCTGAACAGCATCGAGGCACTCCTGCAGGTCGGCCGCTGGGAGGAAGCGGAGGCGATGCTGGCTGAGCGGGGCCACGTCCAGGGGCCCTGCGGCTACGGCTGGTTCGAGCTGGTGAGCGCGATGGCGGCGCTGCGCCGGGGACGCTACGTGGATGCGAAGCGCGGGCTGGTTGCCGCCGACCGCTGGACCGCCGTCCAGGACGACGTCCAGATCCGGGGCTGGTACTACCGCCTTGTTGCCGAACTTGCCCTGGACGAGAACCGGTGGGCCGAGGCCTTCGACCCGCTCGACCGGGCGCTCGACCTAGGGGCCTCCTCCGAGGACGAGGTCAACCGGCCGGAGATGCATGCGCTGGCGGCACGGGCCATCGCCGACCAACACGGGGCCACGCCGCGCCGCCCGGGCTGGGAGAACCGGCTGGAGAAGGCCCGGGCCGCCGCCAATGGGCACACCACCGAGTCCGACCGGCTGGTCCGGGCGCCGCTGGCGCGCGGCGGCCAGATCCTGCCGATGCCGTGGGCGTTCGCCCTCACCTGCCAGGCCGAGGAATCCCGCCTGCACGGCAACGATGCCGCTCCCTGGGAGGCGGCGGCGCGTGCCTGGGACGCGCTTCCCTGCCCGTACCAGGCAACGTACTGCCGGTGGCGGCAGGCCGAGGCGCTCCTCGCCCATCCGGGGGGGCGGGGTCCGGCAGCCGAGGTCCTCGCCCTGGCCTGGCAGACCGCCCGCCACCTAGGGGCCGAGGGCCTCGCCGCACGGATCCAGCTCCTTGCCCGCCGGGCCCGGCTGGTGTTACCGAAGGCCGCCGACCCGGCGGAAGGGCACTCGGTCGCCAGCGACCTGGGCCTCACCGCCCGGGAGGTCGAAGTCCTTGAGCTGCTGGCCGGCGGTGCGACTGATGCCACCATCGCCGAGCGGCTGTTCATCAGCAAGAAGACGGCGAGCGTCCACGTCTCGAACGTGCTGCGCAAGCTGTGCGTGTCCAGCCGTTACGAGGCGGCAGCCGTCGGTCAGCAGGCGGGTCTGGGGGCCTGA
- a CDS encoding Hsp20/alpha crystallin family protein, with protein MSHVFASPHDAENAVGDEPEPSVGPWSPRIDVINHEGITEVRADLPGINPARDLKVIARDGHLTLRGERRAEATIPTDTIVHAERRHGMFERTILLPEGADPTRVRAEYRDGVLRVTIPTDGVAL; from the coding sequence ATGTCGCATGTCTTCGCCAGCCCCCACGATGCCGAGAATGCGGTCGGCGATGAGCCGGAACCGAGCGTGGGTCCCTGGTCGCCCCGGATCGACGTCATCAACCACGAAGGGATCACCGAGGTGCGGGCCGACCTGCCGGGCATCAACCCCGCCCGGGACCTGAAGGTCATCGCCCGGGACGGGCACCTGACGCTGCGCGGGGAGCGCCGCGCGGAAGCCACCATCCCCACCGACACGATCGTCCACGCCGAGCGTCGCCACGGCATGTTCGAGCGGACGATCCTGCTCCCCGAGGGCGCCGACCCGACCCGGGTGCGGGCCGAGTACCGCGACGGCGTGCTGCGGGTGACGATCCCCACCGACGGCGTTGCGCTCTAG